The following are encoded together in the Cicer arietinum cultivar CDC Frontier isolate Library 1 chromosome 2, Cicar.CDCFrontier_v2.0, whole genome shotgun sequence genome:
- the LOC101508924 gene encoding transmembrane emp24 domain-containing protein p24delta9-like gives MNMLEFNTRKSYLLFLVGVALGLFSYSVESMRFDLPHGKTNRCFSENVKKSSMVVGNYSIVNSNNGHPLPANHIIDVRVSTDGGRAPYHVAEGVQSGQFAFTAYQSGDYSVCFVDTNDDPQVTLSVDLEWKTGVATINYPNIVKRNLVDRMALDVIYLHKVAVSIMDEMLYLREENDQMLMLNYTTDTKMFWLSFVSFLVCFSVAGLQLWHLKTFFEKKKII, from the exons ATGAATATGTTAGAGTTCAATACTCGAAAATCCTATTTGCTCTTTCTTGTTGGTGTAGCTTTGGGTTTGTTTTCATATTCAGTTGAATCCATGAGATTTGATTTGCCACATGGTAAAACCAATAGATGCTTCTCCGAAAACGTAAAGAAGAGTTCGATGGTCGTTGGCAACTACTCCATCGTCAATTCCAACAATGGTCACCCTTTGCCTGCTAACCACATCATCGATGTTCGg GTGTCTACTGATGGAGGTAGGGCCCCATATCATGTTGCAGAGGGTGTTCAATCAGGCCAGTTTGCATTTACGGCATATCAAAGTGGCGACTACTCGGTATGCTTTGTTGATACAAATGACGATCCTCAAGTAACACTCTCTGTTGATTTGGAGTGGAAAACTGGAGTAGCAACCATTAATTACCCCAATATTGTAAAGAGAAACCTCGTTGAT AGAATGGCACTAGATGTAATTTATTTGCATAAAGTTGCCGTGTCTATTATGGATGAGATGTTATATCTTCGTGAAGA AAATGACCAAATGCTAATGCTCAATTACACAACAGACACCAAAATGTTCTGGTTGAGTTTTGTTTCATTTCTTGTCTGCTTCTCAGTAGCAGGGTTGCAATTATGGCACTTGAAGACCTTTtttgagaaaaagaaaatcatataa